In one Micromonospora polyrhachis genomic region, the following are encoded:
- a CDS encoding epoxide hydrolase family protein has translation MSANTEIKPFRIDVPQADLDDLYRRLDDTRWPDEIPGVGWDYGVPVGYVKKLADYWRSGYDWRAWEAKLNQYPQFTTEIDGQNIHFLHVRSTREDALPLILTHGWPGSIVEYLNVIEPLTNPADGEQAFHLVIPSLPGFGFSGPTKERGWNRYRTAKAWAELMRRLGYDRYGAVGNDGGSFVSPEVGRIDPEHVVGVHVTQIYSFPSGDPAEFEKITPEELKGLEVLQWFNDNKMSFNILHSQQPQTLSYAIFDSPAGLLGWNSQLFGDDVDADFVLTNTMLYWLTGTATSATRFYYEDAKAEAPKEPTTVPLGLTMFAGDFVSMRTFAERDHKNITHWNSYDQGGHYAAHLAPDALTTDLRTFYGKLR, from the coding sequence ATGAGCGCAAACACCGAGATCAAGCCGTTCCGCATCGACGTTCCGCAGGCCGACCTCGACGACCTGTACCGCCGGCTCGACGACACCCGCTGGCCGGACGAGATCCCCGGCGTCGGCTGGGACTACGGCGTTCCGGTGGGGTACGTCAAGAAGCTGGCCGACTACTGGCGCTCCGGGTACGACTGGCGGGCCTGGGAGGCGAAGCTCAACCAGTACCCGCAGTTCACCACCGAGATCGACGGACAGAACATCCACTTCCTGCACGTCCGCTCCACCCGTGAGGACGCCCTGCCGCTGATCCTCACGCACGGCTGGCCGGGCTCGATCGTGGAATACCTGAACGTCATCGAGCCGCTCACCAACCCGGCCGACGGGGAGCAGGCGTTCCACCTGGTGATCCCGTCCCTGCCCGGCTTCGGTTTCTCCGGCCCCACGAAGGAGCGGGGCTGGAACCGGTACCGCACCGCCAAGGCGTGGGCGGAGCTGATGCGTCGACTCGGCTACGACCGGTACGGCGCGGTCGGCAACGATGGTGGCTCGTTCGTCTCCCCCGAGGTGGGCCGGATCGACCCCGAGCACGTCGTCGGTGTGCACGTCACGCAGATCTACTCGTTCCCCTCCGGCGACCCGGCCGAATTCGAGAAGATCACCCCGGAGGAGCTGAAGGGGCTGGAAGTGCTCCAGTGGTTCAACGACAACAAGATGTCGTTCAACATCCTGCACTCGCAGCAGCCGCAGACCCTGTCGTACGCGATCTTCGACTCGCCGGCCGGGCTGCTCGGCTGGAACTCGCAGCTCTTCGGCGACGACGTCGACGCCGACTTCGTCCTGACCAACACGATGCTCTACTGGCTGACCGGCACCGCCACCTCGGCCACCCGGTTCTACTACGAGGACGCCAAGGCCGAGGCCCCGAAGGAGCCGACGACGGTCCCGCTCGGCCTGACGATGTTCGCCGGTGACTTCGTCTCCATGCGCACCTTCGCCGAGCGCGACCACAAGAACATCACGCACTGGAACTCGTACGACCAGGGCGGCCACTACGCCGCGCACCTCGCGCCGGACGCGCTCACCACCGACCTGCGTACCTTCTACGGCAAACTGCGCTGA
- a CDS encoding GbsR/MarR family transcriptional regulator produces the protein MPGGRLTSQDRQHIGVWLAEGLGYAEIGRRLERPASTIMREVARNGGPDDYRADRAHEATRHRARRHKQAPAAPSSMPDSGHGRDPQAVEDFTESFTDLLVQQGLPRMVARVLACLYVTDSGSLTAADLVQRLRVSPASVSHAVAFLEQQGMVERERTPGGRRERYAIGDEVWLPSLLASLKMNEALVAASQRGAEILGTTTPAGARFESSAELLLLVSEAFRQVMEQWRQNLAARNAGSD, from the coding sequence ATGCCCGGGGGCAGACTGACCAGCCAGGATCGACAGCACATCGGCGTGTGGCTGGCCGAGGGGCTCGGATACGCAGAGATCGGTCGACGCCTGGAGCGCCCCGCCTCGACCATCATGCGCGAGGTCGCCCGGAACGGCGGACCCGACGACTACCGGGCGGACCGGGCGCACGAGGCCACCCGGCATCGTGCCCGCCGACACAAGCAGGCTCCGGCTGCCCCGTCATCGATGCCCGACAGCGGCCATGGACGCGATCCACAGGCGGTCGAGGACTTCACGGAGTCCTTTACCGATCTCCTCGTGCAACAGGGGCTGCCCCGGATGGTGGCCCGGGTGCTGGCCTGCCTGTACGTCACCGACTCCGGCAGCCTCACCGCTGCTGACCTGGTCCAGCGTCTTCGAGTCAGCCCGGCGTCGGTGTCACACGCCGTTGCCTTTCTCGAACAGCAGGGAATGGTCGAGCGGGAACGAACGCCCGGCGGACGCCGCGAACGCTATGCCATCGGCGATGAGGTCTGGCTTCCGTCTCTCCTTGCCTCGCTGAAGATGAACGAGGCCCTGGTGGCCGCATCGCAGCGTGGAGCCGAGATTCTCGGGACCACCACCCCGGCGGGTGCCCGCTTCGAGTCCTCCGCCGAACTTCTGCTCCTCGTGAGTGAGGCATTCCGGCAGGTCATGGAGCAGTGGCGGCAGAACCTGGCCGCCCGGAACGCCGGGTCGGATTAG
- a CDS encoding CPBP family intramembrane glutamic endopeptidase has protein sequence MRSRILFGTGLLVFSTALAALLFSGRTEIRTSADAESPPTALVTALLPIVVAMVLIRLVPARLPVLPPLTGSDRPAVARQGWVLTAIAVLFALVVLVVDLGDWYGLVKVTVLLGGSWLALRIWRAPSAGAAAQRSAMPRWAYWLGPIPAVLAWGYLLYYSPLAGDRDMSDYEQYDTGFLITAMVLTFLTASVAEEIFYRVLLQTRLEAVLGRWPAIMVTSLLFAAMHLSRIGDGPHWVVLATIIVWNGGFGLLVGYLWARYRNAWALIVVHGAVNSLPLIPVLLH, from the coding sequence ATGCGATCGCGAATCCTGTTCGGCACCGGCCTACTGGTCTTCAGTACGGCGTTGGCAGCGCTGCTGTTCTCCGGACGTACCGAGATCCGCACCTCGGCCGATGCGGAGTCCCCGCCGACCGCGTTGGTCACCGCACTGCTGCCGATCGTGGTGGCGATGGTGCTGATCCGGCTGGTCCCGGCCCGGCTGCCGGTGCTGCCTCCGCTGACCGGGTCGGACCGGCCGGCGGTGGCTCGACAGGGCTGGGTGTTGACCGCGATCGCGGTCCTGTTCGCGCTGGTCGTACTCGTCGTCGATCTCGGCGACTGGTACGGCCTGGTGAAGGTGACAGTGCTGCTGGGCGGCTCGTGGCTGGCCTTACGAATCTGGCGGGCACCGTCGGCCGGTGCCGCCGCCCAACGCTCGGCAATGCCCCGCTGGGCATACTGGCTCGGGCCGATCCCCGCCGTCCTGGCCTGGGGATATCTGCTCTACTACAGCCCGCTCGCCGGTGACCGGGACATGTCCGACTACGAGCAGTACGACACCGGGTTCCTGATCACCGCCATGGTGCTGACCTTCCTGACGGCGAGCGTGGCCGAGGAGATCTTCTACCGGGTGCTGCTCCAGACCCGGCTGGAGGCGGTCCTGGGCCGGTGGCCGGCGATCATGGTCACCTCGCTGCTCTTCGCCGCCATGCACCTGTCCCGGATCGGCGACGGTCCACACTGGGTGGTGCTGGCCACGATCATTGTCTGGAACGGCGGGTTCGGGCTCCTCGTCGGCTATCTCTGGGCCCGGTACCGCAACGCCTGGGCACTGATCGTCGTACACGGCGCGGTCAACTCGCTGCCCCTGATCCCGGTCCTGCTCCACTGA
- a CDS encoding serine hydrolase domain-containing protein yields the protein METGNRSFSETGLRRLHDVLARHVESGKIPGLVALVGRGEETHVEAIGTMRHDGGPPMRRDTIFRMASTSKPVAVAAAMVLLDECRLRLDDLVEQWLPELADRRVLKRIDGPLDDTVPARRPITVRDLLTATFGLGMDMASLGTPIMNAIFEQGLTPNLPEPTPEPDEWMRRLGTLPLMHQPGEHWHYQISDDLIGVLVARVTGQSFETFLRERIFDPLGMTDTGFHVPADEIHRLPPLYAPHPQTGEFLVWDEAEGGRHSKPPAFQGGGGGLTSTVDDYHAYFRMLLNHGMHGTERILSRPAVELMTTNRLTPEQNAARNAMATNNVHVSHGQGQHGGWGFGMAVRTYRGDYASIGQFGWDGGSGTSTYADPDKQLTGLLLTQVGMSTPDSARLIHDFWTTLYQALDD from the coding sequence ATGGAAACTGGCAACCGCAGCTTCTCCGAAACCGGGCTACGGAGGCTGCACGACGTGCTGGCCCGCCATGTCGAGTCGGGGAAGATCCCCGGGCTGGTCGCCCTGGTTGGTCGGGGCGAGGAGACCCACGTCGAAGCGATCGGCACGATGCGCCACGACGGTGGCCCGCCGATGCGCCGGGACACGATCTTCCGGATGGCCTCCACGTCCAAGCCGGTCGCGGTGGCGGCGGCGATGGTCCTGCTGGACGAGTGCCGGCTGCGGCTGGACGATCTGGTGGAGCAGTGGCTGCCCGAACTCGCCGACCGACGGGTGCTCAAGCGCATCGACGGCCCGCTGGACGACACGGTGCCGGCACGGCGGCCGATCACCGTGCGGGACCTGCTGACCGCCACATTCGGGCTCGGCATGGACATGGCGTCGCTGGGCACCCCGATCATGAACGCGATCTTCGAGCAGGGACTCACGCCCAATCTGCCCGAGCCGACGCCCGAACCGGATGAGTGGATGCGCCGCCTCGGCACGCTTCCGCTGATGCACCAGCCCGGAGAACACTGGCACTACCAGATCAGCGACGATCTGATCGGCGTGCTCGTGGCCAGGGTCACCGGCCAGTCGTTCGAGACGTTCCTGCGCGAACGCATCTTCGACCCGCTGGGCATGACCGACACCGGTTTCCACGTACCCGCCGACGAGATCCATCGACTGCCGCCCCTCTACGCCCCCCATCCGCAGACCGGAGAGTTCCTCGTCTGGGACGAGGCCGAGGGGGGACGCCACAGCAAGCCTCCGGCGTTCCAGGGCGGCGGGGGTGGACTGACCTCCACCGTCGACGACTACCACGCCTACTTCCGGATGCTGCTCAACCACGGTATGCACGGAACCGAACGAATCCTGTCCCGGCCTGCGGTCGAGCTGATGACCACCAACCGCCTCACGCCCGAGCAGAACGCCGCCCGCAACGCGATGGCCACCAACAACGTCCACGTGTCGCATGGCCAGGGGCAACACGGCGGCTGGGGCTTCGGAATGGCGGTACGCACCTATCGCGGTGACTACGCCTCCATCGGCCAGTTCGGCTGGGACGGCGGCAGCGGCACCTCGACCTACGCCGACCCGGACAAGCAGCTCACCGGACTCCTGCTCACCCAGGTCGGGATGTCCACTCCGGATTCGGCGCGGCTCATCCACGACTTCTGGACCACGCTCTACCAGGCGCTCGACGACTGA
- a CDS encoding helix-turn-helix transcriptional regulator encodes MLETSARLLRLLSLLQARRDWPGAALAERLNVSERTVRRDVDRLRDLGYPVNATRGTDGGYRLGAGTAMPPLLLDDEEAVAVAVGLRTAAGGTIAGIEETSVRALAKLEQVLPVRLRHRVNAVQTYTEPVPADRPGPVVDPAVLTVLASACRDRDRLRFDYRAHDGSAAVRAVEPYRLVSWGRRWYLVAWDVDREDWRTFRVDRIQPRTPTGPRFPPRDPPEGGAAAYVARGASAAAWRYRSRVVVHAPAEVVTSRINPAVGVVEAVDEHTCVLHTGADRLDNLAVHLGLLDLDFDVTEPPELVAHLRTLAARYARSTPDADR; translated from the coding sequence ATGTTGGAGACCTCGGCGCGGCTGCTGCGCCTGCTGTCGTTGTTGCAAGCCCGGCGGGACTGGCCCGGTGCCGCCCTCGCCGAGCGGCTGAACGTGAGCGAACGGACCGTACGCCGAGACGTCGACCGGCTACGCGACCTCGGCTATCCGGTGAACGCGACCCGGGGCACCGACGGTGGTTACCGCCTGGGCGCCGGCACCGCCATGCCGCCGCTGCTGCTCGACGACGAAGAGGCGGTGGCGGTGGCGGTCGGGCTACGTACGGCGGCCGGTGGCACCATCGCCGGCATCGAGGAAACCTCGGTACGCGCGCTCGCCAAGCTCGAACAGGTGCTGCCCGTACGGCTCCGACACCGGGTCAACGCGGTGCAGACGTACACCGAACCGGTGCCGGCGGACCGGCCGGGCCCGGTGGTGGACCCGGCCGTGCTGACCGTGCTCGCGTCGGCCTGCCGGGACCGGGACCGGCTCCGGTTCGACTACCGCGCACACGACGGGTCGGCGGCGGTCCGGGCCGTCGAGCCGTACCGGTTGGTGTCCTGGGGACGCCGCTGGTATCTCGTCGCCTGGGACGTCGACCGCGAGGACTGGCGTACCTTCCGGGTGGACCGCATCCAACCGCGCACCCCCACCGGTCCGCGCTTTCCACCCCGCGATCCGCCCGAGGGCGGGGCCGCCGCGTACGTTGCCCGGGGTGCTTCGGCCGCCGCCTGGCGATACCGGTCGCGGGTCGTCGTGCACGCCCCCGCTGAGGTGGTGACCAGCCGGATCAACCCTGCCGTCGGTGTGGTGGAGGCGGTGGACGAGCACACGTGCGTCCTACACACCGGCGCGGACCGGTTGGACAATCTCGCGGTGCACCTCGGTCTGCTCGACCTCGACTTCGACGTCACCGAGCCGCCGGAACTCGTCGCGCATCTGCGGACCCTGGCCGCGCGCTACGCCCGGTCCACTCCCGACGCGGACCGGTAG
- a CDS encoding CPBP family intramembrane glutamic endopeptidase, whose amino-acid sequence MTSQKKGLLVFLAISFGGAWSYLLVARMVFDWSLVNALVQLPFAFAPAIAAVVVRRWVTREGFGDAGLALRLRRSWPYYLLAWFGPLLLVAATVGLAGVLGLWDGDLSALDDLVPGLPGWVALLALMAGVLLLTPFYWGEEFGWTSYLRLRIFVDRPLLSVTVTGLVWAVWHYPLAFLGYIEFDNVPLGLLAWTVSFLCQEMILAWLRLRSDSIWVPSLAHAGNNMVLAMLTGMLLAGGGKIDEVGLILLAAVPMAAICIWLLVSGQFTRHFSRQVSRIQVVDDRTGRGKPVELAERH is encoded by the coding sequence GTGACCTCGCAGAAAAAGGGGCTCCTGGTATTCCTGGCGATTTCCTTTGGCGGCGCCTGGTCCTATCTGCTTGTCGCCCGGATGGTCTTCGACTGGTCGTTGGTCAACGCGCTGGTGCAGCTCCCCTTCGCCTTCGCGCCCGCCATCGCGGCGGTGGTCGTACGCCGTTGGGTCACCCGGGAGGGGTTCGGCGATGCCGGCCTCGCCCTGCGCCTGAGGCGGAGCTGGCCCTACTACCTGCTGGCCTGGTTCGGCCCGCTGTTGCTGGTCGCGGCGACGGTCGGGCTGGCCGGTGTGCTCGGATTGTGGGACGGGGATCTGTCCGCTCTGGACGACCTGGTGCCGGGTCTGCCCGGCTGGGTCGCCCTGCTCGCGCTGATGGCGGGGGTGCTCCTGCTCACGCCCTTCTACTGGGGCGAGGAGTTCGGCTGGACCAGCTATCTCCGGCTGCGCATATTCGTGGATCGGCCTCTGCTGTCGGTGACGGTGACCGGGCTGGTCTGGGCGGTCTGGCACTATCCGCTGGCGTTCCTTGGCTACATCGAGTTCGACAACGTACCGCTCGGGTTGTTGGCCTGGACCGTTTCGTTCCTGTGCCAGGAGATGATCCTGGCCTGGCTCCGGCTACGCAGTGACAGCATCTGGGTGCCGAGTCTGGCGCATGCCGGAAACAACATGGTCCTCGCGATGCTCACCGGAATGCTGCTGGCCGGCGGCGGAAAGATCGACGAGGTCGGCCTGATCCTGTTGGCGGCGGTGCCGATGGCCGCGATCTGCATCTGGCTGCTGGTCAGTGGGCAGTTCACCCGGCACTTCAGCCGGCAGGTCAGTCGGATCCAGGTCGTCGACGATCGGACCGGGCGCGGCAAGCCGGTCGAACTGGCGGAAAGACACTGA
- a CDS encoding serine hydrolase domain-containing protein, whose product MSRKFVGALAALVASAAAVGTVAMPTVAYAETGGIDPAAVEHYVTEYAERAAYPGVAVAITRGDTVLLTAGYGHDSAGAAITAATPMPVASVSKSFTALAVLQLVEAKKVALDAPVRDYLPEFRIADPRGERITVRQLLNQTSGLTDGTHPEKSLPQPDSLAGAVSRARTAKLAVEPGTKHYYTNTNFHIAARLVEVVAGEPFGDYLRRHVLEPAGMRASVTIDKAPGDLPTNLEKGYVYAYGASIPTTEPNRFVNGSDGLITTAEDMARWLIVHSNGGKSASGEQLITPESIKMMHTSSDPRWTYGLGWDTEAGGRVRHSGIWFTHTAGQLLLPSGHGIAVMTNSGIGLGNEGTNELVNGLATIVQGGTPSVGAPIRLIIDVVLGGLALLSLALGIRTLRRVPVWARRLADRPIWRLALRLLPRFVPLAFLIAMPTLLGLLFAGGRDLTHFQLLHYSVALTVWLVVASLMGVSVTVARVTAVLRLRRARVGRVDCDVDRIEEHRAPV is encoded by the coding sequence ATGAGCAGGAAATTTGTTGGCGCGCTGGCGGCCCTGGTGGCGTCGGCGGCGGCGGTCGGTACGGTTGCGATGCCTACTGTGGCGTACGCCGAGACGGGTGGGATCGATCCAGCCGCGGTCGAGCACTACGTCACGGAGTACGCGGAGCGGGCCGCCTATCCCGGCGTGGCGGTCGCCATCACCCGGGGCGACACGGTGTTGCTGACCGCCGGTTACGGTCACGACTCGGCGGGGGCCGCGATCACGGCGGCCACGCCGATGCCGGTGGCCTCGGTCAGCAAGTCGTTCACGGCGCTGGCGGTGCTGCAACTGGTCGAGGCGAAGAAGGTGGCCCTCGACGCGCCGGTGCGCGACTACCTACCGGAGTTCCGGATCGCCGACCCGCGCGGTGAGCGGATCACCGTACGGCAGTTGTTGAACCAGACGTCTGGGCTGACTGACGGCACGCATCCGGAGAAGAGCCTGCCGCAGCCGGACTCCCTGGCGGGGGCGGTCAGCCGGGCGCGTACCGCGAAGTTGGCGGTCGAACCGGGGACGAAGCATTACTACACAAACACGAACTTTCACATCGCGGCTCGCCTGGTGGAGGTCGTCGCCGGTGAACCGTTCGGTGACTACCTGCGCCGGCACGTCCTGGAACCGGCGGGGATGCGGGCGAGCGTCACGATCGACAAGGCCCCGGGTGACCTGCCGACCAACCTGGAGAAGGGCTACGTCTACGCGTACGGGGCGTCGATTCCGACCACGGAGCCGAACCGCTTCGTCAACGGGTCGGATGGGCTGATCACGACCGCCGAGGACATGGCCCGGTGGCTGATCGTGCACAGCAACGGTGGAAAGTCGGCTAGCGGCGAGCAGCTCATAACGCCGGAGAGCATCAAGATGATGCACACCTCGTCGGATCCGAGGTGGACCTACGGGCTGGGCTGGGACACCGAGGCTGGTGGCCGGGTGCGGCACAGCGGAATCTGGTTCACCCACACGGCAGGCCAACTGCTGCTGCCCTCCGGTCATGGCATCGCGGTGATGACCAACAGTGGCATCGGCCTGGGCAACGAGGGCACCAACGAACTCGTGAACGGCCTGGCGACGATCGTGCAGGGCGGTACGCCTTCGGTGGGGGCACCGATTCGACTGATCATCGATGTCGTACTCGGTGGTCTGGCGCTGCTCAGCCTGGCTCTGGGGATCCGGACGCTGCGACGGGTGCCGGTCTGGGCGCGGCGGCTGGCGGACCGCCCGATCTGGCGTCTCGCCCTGCGGCTGCTGCCCCGGTTCGTCCCGCTCGCCTTCCTGATCGCGATGCCGACGTTGCTGGGCCTGCTCTTCGCCGGTGGACGGGACCTGACCCACTTCCAACTCCTGCACTACTCGGTCGCGTTGACCGTGTGGCTGGTGGTGGCATCCCTGATGGGGGTGAGTGTGACGGTGGCCCGGGTCACCGCCGTCCTGCGGCTACGTAGGGCGCGGGTCGGCCGGGTCGACTGTGACGTGGACCGCATCGAGGAACATCGGGCTCCGGTCTGA
- a CDS encoding GlxA family transcriptional regulator, whose amino-acid sequence MADRRVVVVGYDAAELLDIACVTSTFAGANRLGADPPYQVRLATPGGRPITCDSGLVLAAQETLERVKGPIDTLVVSGGTGHECSAADERLVGHVRRLARESRRVASLCTGATVLAAAGLLDGRRATTHWHYAARLAAQYPQVDVDSAPIFIRDGVVATAAGVTSALDLTLALIEEDHGAELARWVSRVLVTYLQRPGNQAQMSMFTAAPAPRTSLVRDTVDHVTGNLAGDLRTTALGCRLSVSARHLTRLFVADIGQTPGQFVRATRVAAAAQLLSTTTLPVAAVAKRCGFGTSEALRQAFTDQYGTSPTRFRLAMSRT is encoded by the coding sequence ATGGCTGACCGTCGGGTGGTGGTTGTCGGATACGACGCCGCCGAACTGCTGGATATCGCCTGCGTTACGTCGACCTTTGCGGGTGCGAACCGGCTGGGTGCCGATCCGCCGTACCAGGTGCGGCTGGCGACCCCGGGCGGACGGCCGATCACCTGCGACTCCGGGCTGGTCCTCGCTGCCCAGGAGACGCTGGAGCGGGTCAAGGGGCCGATCGACACCCTCGTCGTCTCCGGTGGTACCGGCCACGAGTGCTCGGCAGCCGACGAGCGCCTGGTCGGACACGTACGCCGGTTGGCGCGGGAGAGCCGACGGGTGGCCTCGCTCTGCACCGGGGCGACCGTACTCGCTGCTGCCGGTCTGCTCGACGGTCGCCGGGCGACCACACACTGGCACTATGCGGCCCGGCTCGCGGCGCAGTACCCGCAGGTCGACGTCGACTCCGCGCCGATCTTCATCCGGGACGGGGTGGTCGCCACCGCCGCCGGGGTGACCAGTGCGTTGGACCTGACGCTGGCGTTGATCGAGGAGGACCATGGGGCCGAACTGGCGCGTTGGGTGTCCCGCGTCCTGGTCACCTATCTACAGCGGCCGGGCAATCAGGCGCAGATGAGCATGTTCACCGCCGCGCCCGCTCCGCGTACCAGCCTGGTCCGGGACACCGTCGACCACGTGACCGGAAATCTGGCCGGTGACCTGCGCACGACGGCGTTGGGCTGCCGGCTCTCGGTGAGCGCCCGCCACCTCACCCGGCTCTTCGTCGCCGACATCGGGCAGACGCCCGGCCAGTTCGTCCGGGCCACCCGGGTGGCCGCCGCCGCGCAACTGCTCAGCACCACCACGCTGCCGGTGGCGGCGGTCGCGAAGCGGTGCGGATTCGGTACGTCCGAAGCCCTGCGGCAGGCGTTCACCGACCAGTACGGCACCTCGCCGACCCGGTTCCGGCTGGCCATGTCGCGTACCTGA
- a CDS encoding TetR/AcrR family transcriptional regulator produces the protein MPRISAPTVAQHRAAQRRALLDAARAVLAENGDQPPALATVAARAGLARSSVYQYFRSRQDLLGALIEDVFPRWSSRVTEAMGALTDPGDRVLAYVDTNLVLVAEGEHAIARALAATAPGEELDHNSRVMHEQLLTPLVGALTDQGATDPASTAEMINAVVYAASRMIESGADEAAMRDRARELLAPYLGREGHPGTASDRP, from the coding sequence GTGCCACGGATCAGCGCCCCGACCGTCGCGCAGCACCGTGCCGCGCAGCGCCGGGCCCTGCTGGACGCCGCCCGGGCCGTCCTCGCCGAGAACGGCGACCAGCCCCCCGCGCTGGCCACCGTCGCCGCCCGGGCCGGTCTGGCCCGCTCCTCGGTCTACCAGTACTTCCGGTCCCGACAGGACCTGCTCGGAGCGCTGATCGAGGACGTTTTTCCCCGCTGGTCGAGCCGGGTCACCGAAGCGATGGGCGCGCTGACCGACCCGGGAGACCGGGTGCTCGCGTACGTGGACACGAACCTGGTCCTGGTCGCTGAGGGCGAACATGCGATCGCCCGAGCGTTGGCCGCCACCGCTCCCGGCGAAGAACTGGACCACAACAGTCGCGTCATGCACGAACAACTACTCACGCCCCTGGTCGGTGCCCTCACCGACCAGGGCGCGACCGATCCGGCCAGCACCGCAGAGATGATCAACGCGGTCGTCTACGCCGCATCCCGGATGATCGAGTCGGGCGCGGACGAGGCAGCCATGCGGGACCGCGCTCGGGAGTTGCTCGCCCCGTATCTGGGCCGGGAGGGTCACCCTGGAACGGCCAGCGACCGCCCCTGA